In bacterium, one DNA window encodes the following:
- a CDS encoding heparinase II/III family protein — translation MRSVIAVIVTILLIPGFGCGSGPEKVSEEPDRVDCTLRDNFETGELFGWEAYPYAQDIGYDPTTVCQREPAHNGSRYALARIIKPNDALDLSEGFTRQIDLWTTKDTRLRVALFLIGDRKPEKVDLFLGLFDGRLYTHTVSAPEVNRWLELQVPAREFRLADGTPLKAGEHLQVVAVRAFYPLVSHLLSYTILIDDFSLNGERQRRFTAIEPTATDFEKFGISVLGRHYYHGDTIGISVTPEKSRKVTRVECALLGPDGKPVVSGLELYDDGTHGDKESGDRIWTNTALHTIGMNDPRGQWTIDLTGKTGIGRDLRWGFRFIMPGKRLTPDDHPRLFFSGDELATRLNSKEPPAVRKILENALAQKGRYTDVDIDTVNEDTNVPSESLTGGPYSRAGSEGGRWISPAYTLAGITEEGAWKYALAGDTEAGERAKKALLKFSSFKMWNRSWMEAHGRHIYFPVGYMTRQVAIGYDLLYPLMSDEERATVREGIMNNAIKPFYRDMVEMNRMPSSLSNHIAVIVAGLGLAATTIYGDDSSNPELEPYLSGILTKMRDFMGKTYQPEGSYGEPYTYQAMASRDLTETLCALERNFGIDYTTTTYLRDAWIYPLYATHSSGRYQDFGDVSLWYGMTQTHLLWLTHRMRNPWTYAYAKPFYEAGRGGFMGWLWYTDGIAPRYRTELPSSRLFTHKGNMVMRSDWSDEGSIMIFRCGPNSNHYHLDQGSFQILTNGEELLSDAGHSDGYYTNLYYPCYYTQSIGHTVMLVDMNPESQAAADYENGVAALRTYPHITRHFAGNIADTVEGDLTSVYKGAVSGYTRSLMFVKPDLVFLYDHVKSETGHEYDWLFHAEHTDGKNSITYENDTVTITRPKARLTMDILSPEIASSRIRASDRDEGFITLSGKPGQTEESFLAVLRPEALGTGRGPKKKHASRLLRSGGWIGAGVGEDGLVTMAMFRVDGNGTEHTINEFETDANRFAVTSDRHGAVKMLFVSDATRLTKLGRTPFSFTSSDRVSAAVRYDTPEGIVLEVEASAAADITMTVPKRVKSAIAAGNVSAACSYDEAAGTVTVKVPEGRTEMVMK, via the coding sequence ATGAGGAGCGTTATAGCCGTTATCGTGACGATTTTATTAATTCCCGGCTTCGGGTGCGGGTCAGGGCCGGAGAAGGTCTCCGAGGAACCCGACCGTGTGGACTGCACGCTCCGTGACAACTTCGAGACCGGAGAACTTTTCGGCTGGGAAGCGTACCCCTACGCACAGGACATCGGTTACGACCCCACGACAGTCTGCCAGAGGGAGCCGGCCCACAACGGGAGCAGATACGCCCTCGCGCGGATTATCAAGCCGAACGACGCCCTCGACCTCTCGGAGGGATTCACCCGGCAGATCGACCTGTGGACGACGAAAGACACACGGCTGAGAGTCGCCCTGTTCCTCATCGGCGACCGTAAACCCGAAAAGGTCGATCTGTTCCTCGGCCTCTTCGACGGCAGACTGTATACACATACGGTCTCCGCGCCCGAGGTCAACCGCTGGCTGGAACTGCAGGTTCCCGCACGGGAGTTCCGTCTCGCGGACGGCACACCCCTCAAGGCCGGGGAACACCTCCAGGTTGTGGCAGTCAGGGCGTTCTATCCACTCGTTTCGCACCTCCTGAGCTACACCATCCTTATTGACGATTTTTCGCTCAACGGTGAACGTCAGCGCCGTTTCACCGCCATAGAGCCGACCGCGACCGATTTCGAGAAGTTCGGCATCTCCGTGCTCGGCAGGCACTATTATCACGGAGACACCATCGGGATCAGTGTCACACCCGAAAAATCGAGGAAAGTGACCCGCGTGGAGTGCGCCCTCCTCGGCCCGGACGGGAAACCGGTGGTTTCCGGCCTCGAACTCTACGATGACGGCACCCACGGCGACAAAGAAAGCGGCGACCGCATCTGGACGAACACCGCGCTCCATACGATCGGCATGAACGACCCGCGCGGGCAGTGGACGATCGACCTGACCGGGAAGACCGGCATCGGCAGGGACCTCCGATGGGGATTCCGCTTCATCATGCCGGGGAAGCGGCTGACTCCGGACGACCATCCGCGGCTCTTTTTCTCGGGGGACGAGCTCGCAACCCGCTTGAATTCGAAGGAGCCTCCCGCGGTGAGGAAAATCCTCGAAAACGCCCTTGCCCAGAAAGGCCGTTATACCGATGTGGACATCGACACGGTCAACGAAGACACGAACGTTCCTTCCGAATCCCTTACCGGCGGGCCATATTCCCGCGCCGGGTCGGAAGGAGGCCGGTGGATCAGCCCCGCCTATACCCTCGCCGGGATAACCGAGGAAGGGGCATGGAAATATGCCCTGGCAGGCGATACCGAGGCGGGCGAGCGCGCAAAAAAGGCGCTTCTCAAGTTCAGCTCATTCAAGATGTGGAACCGCTCGTGGATGGAAGCCCACGGCCGTCACATCTACTTCCCGGTCGGGTACATGACGAGGCAGGTGGCTATCGGCTACGACCTGCTCTACCCGCTCATGAGCGACGAGGAACGAGCAACCGTCCGTGAGGGGATCATGAACAATGCCATCAAGCCCTTCTACCGTGACATGGTCGAGATGAACCGTATGCCATCGAGCCTGTCGAACCATATCGCGGTCATAGTCGCGGGGCTCGGTCTCGCGGCGACGACCATTTACGGAGACGACTCCTCGAATCCCGAGCTCGAGCCGTACTTGTCCGGTATCCTCACCAAGATGCGGGATTTCATGGGCAAAACCTACCAGCCCGAGGGCAGCTACGGGGAGCCGTACACCTATCAGGCGATGGCATCGCGCGACCTGACGGAGACTCTCTGCGCACTTGAACGGAATTTCGGAATCGATTACACCACAACGACATACCTGCGGGATGCATGGATATATCCGCTCTACGCGACCCATTCGAGCGGACGGTATCAGGATTTCGGCGATGTATCTCTCTGGTACGGCATGACGCAGACCCACCTGCTCTGGCTCACCCACCGCATGAGGAATCCCTGGACGTACGCCTACGCGAAACCGTTCTACGAGGCAGGGAGAGGCGGATTCATGGGCTGGCTGTGGTACACGGACGGTATCGCGCCACGCTACCGCACCGAGCTGCCGTCATCGAGGCTGTTCACGCACAAGGGCAACATGGTCATGCGCTCGGATTGGAGCGACGAGGGATCGATCATGATTTTCCGGTGCGGGCCGAACTCGAACCACTACCACCTCGACCAGGGGAGCTTCCAGATTCTGACCAACGGCGAGGAGCTTCTCAGCGATGCGGGCCACAGCGACGGCTACTACACGAACCTCTATTATCCCTGTTATTACACGCAGTCCATAGGGCACACCGTGATGCTCGTCGACATGAATCCCGAGAGCCAGGCCGCCGCCGACTACGAGAACGGCGTCGCGGCGCTCCGCACCTATCCGCACATCACGCGCCACTTTGCGGGGAACATCGCCGACACGGTCGAGGGCGACCTCACCAGCGTGTACAAGGGCGCGGTGTCGGGCTACACGCGCTCGCTCATGTTCGTCAAGCCGGACCTCGTGTTCCTGTACGACCATGTGAAGAGCGAAACGGGCCACGAGTACGACTGGCTCTTCCATGCCGAGCACACGGATGGGAAAAACTCGATCACCTATGAGAACGACACGGTCACCATCACGAGGCCGAAAGCGCGTCTCACCATGGATATCCTGTCACCGGAAATAGCATCCTCGCGAATCCGCGCCTCCGACCGTGACGAGGGCTTCATCACCCTGTCGGGCAAGCCGGGACAGACCGAAGAATCCTTCCTCGCGGTGCTCAGACCCGAAGCGCTCGGAACGGGCAGGGGACCAAAGAAAAAGCACGCGTCGCGGCTCCTCCGCTCCGGGGGATGGATCGGCGCCGGAGTCGGCGAGGACGGCCTCGTAACGATGGCCATGTTCCGGGTGGACGGCAACGGAACGGAGCATACGATCAACGAGTTCGAGACCGATGCGAACCGTTTTGCGGTGACAAGCGACCGTCACGGCGCGGTAAAAATGCTGTTCGTTTCCGATGCGACGCGCCTCACGAAGCTGGGACGAACGCCGTTCAGCTTCACGAGCAGCGACAGGGTATCGGCGGCTGTCCGGTACGATACGCCGGAGGGCATCGTTCTCGAGGTCGAAGCATCCGCCGCCGCAGACATCACCATGACTGTGCCGAAGCGTGTCAAATCCGCCATCGCCGCGGGAAACGTTTCCGCGGCATGCAGTTACGACGAGGCTGCGGGTACGGTGACCGTGAAGGTGCCGGAGGGAAGGACGGAGATGGTGATGAAATGA
- a CDS encoding DUF362 domain-containing protein yields MTDILNRRSFLKIAGTTGAGSLVAGNVFGAAKAAPPRSEIAEGPLIREVMPLLDAGASNNVRPVIRSEIRENPKAVFIIETTVKTEKDGKGSFDLAGPQLEEAGYSIARSLFERGTEKGGKTAINPNWTYINPHLRYPTIGITVAPQFVAGFAEGLRGLGNTNIVVTERSAGANFLRESGHLGILDEHKILFIDGAYKQFDYYDKDELNWFDLDDGVVWKRVPVFRPHFDRDTFNINMPKFKNHNLGLTTLSIKNRQGLIPTGYGHYCDQWHQMYTIRPEMRRDINPDYWENVEKSFLKHAEMGYKAWDIEKSYGAYQSKGGWKAFRKVREDRKKADEFMKGVTNLMWDEQWGQRTIDTVGVLRPDINIVEGVIGRDGDAFANGTDYLTNYVVAGLDLVATDTVTSYLMGQDPRELYYLRMARERGHGPIDPAEITVYRIKGNTIEKVDDIRTLKRYRLGFYLHSRKDDGLVVF; encoded by the coding sequence ATGACTGACATACTCAACAGACGAAGCTTTCTGAAAATTGCCGGTACCACCGGCGCCGGCTCGCTCGTTGCCGGGAATGTTTTCGGTGCGGCGAAAGCAGCCCCTCCTCGCAGCGAAATCGCCGAGGGTCCGCTTATCCGTGAAGTGATGCCTCTTCTCGATGCGGGCGCTTCGAACAATGTCCGGCCTGTGATACGGTCGGAAATCCGTGAGAATCCGAAAGCCGTTTTCATCATCGAAACGACCGTGAAGACGGAGAAGGACGGTAAAGGCTCCTTTGACCTGGCTGGTCCTCAGCTCGAGGAAGCCGGGTACTCGATTGCCCGGTCCCTCTTCGAACGGGGAACCGAAAAAGGCGGGAAAACAGCCATCAATCCCAACTGGACCTACATCAATCCCCACCTCAGGTACCCGACCATCGGTATCACCGTGGCGCCGCAGTTTGTTGCCGGTTTCGCCGAGGGACTGCGCGGGCTCGGCAATACGAACATCGTGGTCACCGAACGGAGCGCGGGGGCGAATTTTCTCCGCGAGTCCGGTCATCTCGGCATTCTCGATGAGCATAAAATTCTGTTTATCGACGGCGCTTACAAGCAGTTCGATTATTACGACAAGGATGAGCTGAACTGGTTCGATCTCGATGACGGTGTCGTGTGGAAGCGGGTTCCGGTGTTCCGCCCGCATTTTGACAGGGACACGTTCAATATCAACATGCCCAAGTTCAAAAACCACAATCTCGGGCTGACAACCCTGAGCATCAAAAACAGACAGGGACTCATTCCGACCGGCTACGGCCACTACTGCGACCAGTGGCATCAGATGTATACCATCAGGCCGGAAATGCGCAGAGACATCAACCCGGACTACTGGGAAAATGTCGAGAAATCGTTCCTCAAACACGCTGAGATGGGGTATAAAGCCTGGGATATCGAAAAATCCTATGGCGCATATCAGAGTAAAGGAGGCTGGAAAGCCTTCCGTAAGGTCCGCGAAGACCGTAAAAAAGCCGACGAGTTCATGAAAGGCGTCACCAATCTCATGTGGGATGAGCAGTGGGGTCAGCGCACCATCGACACCGTCGGCGTCCTCAGGCCGGATATTAACATCGTCGAGGGCGTTATCGGCCGTGATGGCGATGCCTTCGCCAACGGAACCGATTATCTGACCAACTATGTCGTCGCCGGGCTCGATCTCGTGGCAACCGATACGGTGACATCGTACCTCATGGGACAGGACCCGCGGGAGCTCTATTACCTGCGGATGGCGCGGGAACGTGGACACGGGCCCATCGATCCTGCTGAAATCACGGTGTATCGCATCAAGGGAAACACAATCGAAAAAGTCGATGACATACGGACTCTCAAACGGTACCGGCTCGGATTTTATCTCCATTCACGGAAGGATGACGGGCTCGTCGTTTTCTGA